A genomic region of Arachis stenosperma cultivar V10309 chromosome 9, arast.V10309.gnm1.PFL2, whole genome shotgun sequence contains the following coding sequences:
- the LOC130949602 gene encoding uncharacterized protein LOC130949602: MYLTDASDAIRCKAFPTILTKTAIKWFDTLPPRSITTFDDLAKKFLARFFIQKDKAKHASSLLGIKQGDQESLQSYMERFNKACLDIKSLPTEAAIMGVINGLREGPFTHPISKKHPTFLNEVQERAQKYINMEENSRLGETSKSKFSYSSRDKDKESKKKKDQYGEKPKKYNNYTPLRVSLVDVYREVCKKGGGNQTEYCEYHQIYGHPTNECFDLKNVIEELVREGRLDWYLANKSDEPRKRRRDEEVERGERPPRTPERHVHMINGGFAGGGSLNHLAKGTLKKYIMSREEKDHPRSLLLLSPKKTRQASSWDMTILWSSLSYWPMLTSTAHWWTKEARWISCLNPPSINSVYGRKNSKRIQTACLDYETLQSNRWDTSHYTQPSEKEPDQGH; encoded by the coding sequence atgtatctcactGACGCCTCGGACGCTAttcgttgcaaagccttcccgactATCTTAACAAAGACAGCAATTAAGTGGTTCGATACTCTGCCTCCCAGATCCATCACAACTTTTGATGACTTAGCCAAAAAGTTTCTTGCTAGATTCTTCATtcagaaggacaaagccaaacacgcttCGAGCCTattaggaatcaagcaaggagatcagGAGAGTCTTCAaagctacatggaaagattcaacaaagcatgcctaGACATaaaaagtctaccaacagaagcagCCATTATGGGTGTCATCAATGGTCTGCGAGAAGGACCCTTTACTCACcccatatcaaagaaacatccAACATTCCTGAATGAAGTGCAGGAACGAGCCCAAAAGTACAttaacatggaggaaaactctcgattAGGAGAAACCTCAAAATCTAAATTCTCCTACTCCTCCcgggataaggataaagagtccaagaaaaaaaaagatcaaTACGGCGAGAAGCCTAAAAAATACAACAATTACACCCcccttcgggtgtctcttgtggatgtttACCGAGAAGTatgcaaaaaaggaggaggaaatcaaacagaatactgtgaatatcaccaAATCTATGGACATCCTACCAATGAGTGTTtcgacttaaaaaatgttattgaggaaTTGGTAAGAGAAGGACGACTAGATTGGTATTTAGCCAACAAATCGGATGAGCcccgaaaaagaagaagggacgaAGAGGTCGAAAGAGGAGAACGACCACCTCGCACCCCGGAGAGACACGTTCATATGATAAATGGAGGATTCGCAGGAGGGGGATCcctaaatcatctcgcaaaaggcaccttaaagaagtatatcatgtcgagGGAGGAGAAGGATCACCCGAGATCCCTACTATTACTTTCACCTAAGAAGACGCGGCAGGCATCATCCTGGGACATGACGATCCtatggtcatcactatcatatTGGCCAATGCTAACCTCTACCGCACACTggtggaccaaggaagctcggtgGATATCTTGTTTAAACCCGCCTTCGATAAACTCGGTTTATGGGAGAAAGAACTCAAAGCGTATCCAAACAGCTTGTTTGGACTACGAGACACTCCAATCCAACCGTTGGGATACATCTCACTACACACAACCTTCGGAAAAGGAACCCGATCAAGGACACTAA